The Streptomyces sp. NBC_01463 DNA window TCGCGGTCGAGGTCGGCCTCCTCGCGCACCGTACGGTCGAAGTCGGCCGCCGCCGCGTGGAAGGCCTCCAGCAGCTCGGGCAGGGTCTCCACGTCGGTCATCCGGTTGCCGTCGGGGTCGAGGTCCGCCCAGTCCACCGCGGCCGGGGCGGTGCCGTCGATCACGTCCAGCCAGCTGCGCTGGACGAGGCCGAGGTGCTTGAGCAGACCGCCGAGCGTCAGCTCGCTCACGGTCGTGCGGGCGCGGGCCTGCGTGTCGTCGAGCCGCTCCACGGTGAAGAGAAAGTTGGTGCGCTGGTCGGTCACGAGGGCGAGCAGATCGTCGCGTTCCGGCATGTGTTCCTCCAGGGTGGTCTTCGCGACCACCCTAGGCACTGTTTCTCGGATCTCCTGACGTGCGTGGGGTGTTGGGGTCAGGCTGTGTGTATGGGACGTGGTGATCTGACGAATGCGGAGTGGTACCGGCTGGAGTCGTTCTTGCCTCCTGGTGGGGCCCGCGGGGGCCGGTGGAGTGACCACCGTCGGGTGATCAACGGGGTGCTCTACCGGGTCCGGACGGGCGTGCAGTGGAGGGATCTACCGGAGCGGTTCGGGCCGTGGGAGACCGTCTACAAACGCCATCGCCGCTGGTCAGCGGATGGAACTTGGACGATGCTGCTGTCGCGGATCCAGGCGGCCGAGGACGCCGCGGGCCAGATCGACTGGGACGTCTCAGTGGACTCGACAGCTGTGCGGGCCCACCAGCACGCCGCCGGCGCGCGCAAGGCGACGGCGGTCGCGGCCCCTCAAAAGGGGATCGCTGGGGGGACGAAACAGGTCGATCCGGTGTTGAGGAATCTGACGGTCCGGCTGGAGGAAGTGGTCAGATCGGCGAGTGTCTGGGACGTTCCCGCGGCGGATTCACCACCAAGATCCACCTTGCCGCCGACGGGCGATGCCGGCCCCTCGCCCTTGTCCTGACACCCGGACACTACGGTGACGGCCCCCAGTTCGAGCGAGTGCTGGAGCAGGTCTCCGTGCCCCGCATCGGAGTCGGCCGCCCCCGGACTCGGCCCGACCATGTCCTGGCGGACAAGGCCTACACCTCTCGAAAGAACCGCCGTTACCTGCGGCGACGCGGCATCCGGCACACCATCCCCGAACGCCTAGACCAGCAGAGACACCGTAAGAATCGCGGTTCCCGAGGCGGCCGTCCCACCGGTTTCGACAGCGAGCGATACAAGAAGCGCAACACCGTCGAACGCGCAATCAACCGCCTGAAAGGCTTCCGCGCCGTCGCCACCCGCTACGAGAAACGCGCCTACATCTACCTCGGCACCGTCACCCTCGCAGCCCTCGTCATCTGGCTCAGAGCATGATCCGAGAAACAGTGCCTAGGATCGGGATCCGGGCCGCGCAGGGCGAACGGGATCACCCGCCCGCGCCCGCGCCGGGTCCGCCGTCACTTCTTCCGGGCGCCCCGCACCTGACTGCGTACGGCCCCCATGCTCGCCCCGATGACCAGCGCGATGGCCAGGGCGTCCGTCGTGGAGAGGGCCTGGTCGAGGATGAGGAAGCCGGCCGTGGCCGCGATCGCGGGCTCCAGGCTCATCAGGATCGCGAAGGTGGGCGCGGGCAGCCGGCGCAGCGCCATGAGTTCGAGGGTGTACGGGAGGACGGAGCTCAGCAGGGCGACGGCCGCGCCCAGCCCGAGCGTGGACGGGACCAGGAGCTTCGAGCCGGACTCCATGATGCCGAGCGGCAGCGAGAGGACGGCGGCCACCACCATCGCGAGGGCCAGTCCGTCGGCCTGCGGGAAGCGGCGTCCGGTGCGGGCGCTGAAGATGATGTACGTCGCCCACATGACACCGGCGCCGAGCGCGTAGGCGGCGCCCACCGGATCGAGCCGGTCGAACCCCCCGCCGCTCAGCAGGAGCACCCCGCCCAGCGCGAGGCCGGCCCAGACGACGTTGACGAGCCGGCGCGACGCGAACACCGAGAGGGCGAGCGGGCCCAGCACCTCCAGGGTGACGGCGGCGCCCAGCGGGATGCGGTCGGCGGCCTGGTAGAAGAGCGTGTTCATGCCGCCCATGGCGAGGCCGAAGGCCAGCACCGTGCCCCAGTCGGCGCGCGAGTGGCCGCGCAGCTTCGGGCGGCAGACGACGAGCAGGACGAGCGCGGCCGCGGCGAGGCGCAGCGTGACGACGCCGAGCGCACCGGCCTTCGGCATGAGGAGCACCGCGACGGCGGAGCCGAACTGGACGGAGAGCCCGCCCGCGACCACCAGCGCGACCGGGGCGAGCGCCGCCCCGCGCCGTCCGCCGGCGGGGCCGCCCTGTTCACCGAGGGCGGTGACCGCCTCGGGGACGGAGACTGCGGCGGCCGGCTCTGCGGCGGTGCCCTGGTCGTTCACCTGTGGCCTGTCCTTCTGGGTTCGGAGGTAACGGTCATGAAGCTGGTCCGAGAATGGCAGTCCACTACAGTGCACTGCCCAATTGAAGATACTGCACTCGCACACCGCAGCACATCTCTCCACCGTAGGGACCTGCGCGCGGCGCGTGAAATACCGATTGGGCTCCCGTTATGCTCCACACGCATGAGCACGGTACCGAGCACGGGCCCATCCGCCGGGAACACCGGCCGCGCCGTCGAGATCCGCCATCTCCGCGCCTTCCTCGCCGTCGCGGACGAGTCGAGCGTCACCCGGGCCGCGGCCAGGCTCCGGCTCACCCAGCCCGCCGTGTCCCGGACCCTGGCCGCCCTGGAACGCCACCTCGGCATCCGCCTCGTCGACCGCTCCACCCACCACCTGGCCCTCACCCCCGAGGGCGTCGCCTTCCGCGACCGGGCGGCCACTGCCGTCGCCGCGTTCGACGCGGCCCTCGACCCCGGGGACCTGCGCCGGCGGCCGCTGCGACTCGGACACGCCTGGTCCGCGTTCGGCCGGCACACCACACCGCTGCTCCGCAGCTGGCAGGAGCGCTTTCCGCGGACCCCGCTGGAACTGCGCCGCATCGACGACCGCACCGCGGGACTCACCCGGGGCGAGGTCGACGCGGCGCTGCTGCGCGGCCCGGTCGAGACACCCGGGCTCGTCACGGAGGTGCTGTACGAGGAGGAGCGGGTGGCGGCCGTGGCGGCGGACGGCCCGCTCGCCTCCCGCGCCACGCTCCGGCTGGCCGATCTGGCGACCGGCACCGTCGTCCTGAACACCGTCTCCGGCACCACCACCCCCGATCTGTGGCCGCCGTCCGCCCGCCCCGCCGCCACCCTGACCGTGGCCAACACCGACGACTGGCTGACCGCCATCGCGGCGGGGCGCGGCACCGGGGTCTCGGCCGCGTCCACGGCGACCATGCACCCGCACGCCGGGGTCACCTACCGCCCGCTCGTGGACGCCCCGCCCCTCCCGGTGCTGCTCGCCCGCCGCGACGCACCCGGCCATCCGGCGCTCGCCGACCTCGCCGCACTGGCCCGCGAGATCGTGGCGCGGGACGCCGGGGAATGAGGGAATTTCCCGGCACAGGTGTGCAGTTGGGGTCCAGTGGAACAGGCGCGAGGGCCGCGCGGAACAGGGGGGAAGTCATGTCGGACCACCACTCGGGCGGAATCACCGTGCACGGCACCGTGGCCGCCGGCTACGAAGCCGTACGGGACGAGTTCGCCGCCGTACTCGCCGAGGAGCCCAACGAGCCGGGCTCGCAGCTCACCGTGTACCGGAACGGCCGCCGGGTCGTCGACCTCTGGGCGGGCGAGGGCGTCGACGCCGACTCGCTGCCCGCCGTCTTCTCCTCCACGAAGGGCGCGGCCCACCTCGTCGTCGCCCTGCTCGTGCAGGACGGCATCCTCGACCTGGACCGCACGGTCGCCTCGTACTGGCCGGAGTTCGCGGCCGAGGGCAAGGGCGCACTGACGCTGCGGGAGCTGCTGGGCCACCGCTCCGGGGTGATCGGCGTCGAGGGCGGCTTCCTCCTGGACGAGCTGGCCGACGACCGGGTGATCGCCGCCCGGCTCGCCGGGCAGGCCCCGTTCTGGGAGCCCGGCAAGGAGTTCGGCTACCACGCGTTCGTGATCGGCGCGCTGACCGGCGAGGTGGTGCGGCGGGTCACCGGCCGTTCGATCCAGGAACTGTTCGAGGAGCGCGTCCGCGCCCCGTACGGCCTCGACCTCTACCTCGGCCAGCCCGCGGAGCTGGAGCCCCGCTACCTCCCCGTCCGGTCCATGAATCCGACACCGGAGCAGAAGGCCGAGTTCGCCGCCCGCCCCTTCGACCCGAAGGGCCTCCAGGCGGTGGCCTTCAACGTCCCGACGGATACCGTCGCCTGGATCAACACCCCGTCCGTACGGGCGCTCGGCCCGGCGTCGGTGGGCGGCGTCGGCTCGGCGCGCGCGCTGGCCGGGATGTACGCGGCCACGCTCGGCGAGTTCGCCGGCCGGCCCCCGCTCCTCACGGCGGAGACCCGGACCGAGTTCGCCCGCCTGAGCATGGCGGGCATCGACCGGGTGACCGACGAGGTGGACCACTTCGGCCTCGGCTTCGAGCGCCCGCGCATGCTCTACCCGTCGCTGGGCGAGGGCGCGTTCGGCCACTGCGGCGCGGCGGGCTCCCAGGCGTTCGCGGACCCGTCGAACGGGATCGCGTACGGCTACACACGCCGACGGTTCGCGTTCCCGGGCGGGGCGGCCCCGGAGAACGTCCGGCTGGTCGCCGCGGTGGTGGAGGCGGCGAACTCAAGCCCCTCCGGCGACTGAGGAGCGGGGGTCCGGGGGCGGAGCCCCCGGGTCCAGCCCCTCGGCCAGTACCTCCGCCAGGTGCCGCCCCCGCACCCCGCCCAGCTGCGCCAGCTGCGTCCGGCACGAGAACCCGTCCGCCAGGACCTCCGCGTCCGGCGGCGCGTCCCGTACCGCCGGCAGCAGCTGGTCCTCCGCGCAGGCCACCGAAACCTCCCAGTGCCCCCGCTCGAAGCCGAAGTTGCCGGCCAGGCCGCAGCAGCCGCCCGTCAACTCGCCCTTCAGACCGGCCCGTTCCCTCAGCCGCCGGTCCGCCCCGTCGCCCAGGACCGCGTGCTGGTGGCAGTGCGTCTGGCCGGTGACCGGGCGGTCCAGCCGCGGGGGCCGCCAGTCGGGGGCGTACTTCTCCAGGTACTCCGCCAGGGTGTGGACCGAGGCGGCCAGTTCGGCGGCGCGCGGGTCGTCGGGGAGCAGCTCCGGGAGGTCGTTGCGGAGCGTCGCCGCGCAGCTCGGTTCGAGGACGATCACGGGGTCGCCGAGCATGCCGCCGAGCCGCTTCAGGGTGCGGCGCATCACCGTGCGGGCCCGGGTCAGCTGGCCGGTCGAGACGTACGTGAGCCCGCAGCACAGGCCGCGGCCGGCCGGGAGCGCCTTGCGGCCCGTCGCCTCCAGGACCCGGACCGCCGCCCGGCCCACCTCGGGCGAGAGGTGCTCCGTGAAGGTGTCGGGCCAGACCACGGCCACCTGGTCGTTGGAGAGGATGAACGTCCCCTTGCCCCAGCGCCGGTTCAGCCACCGCGTGAACGTCTCCCGCGCCAGGACCGGAATCCCCCGCTCCGGCGCGATGCCCGCCAGCCGCTTGGCAAGGGCGGCGAGCGGGCGCACCCGGGCCAGGGCGTTCAGCGCGCCCGCGAAGGGGGACGCGAGGCGCAGCCAGCGCGGCAGCCATCCCATCGCGTAGTGCGCGGCCGGGCGCAGCCGGTGCCGGTAGTGGTGGTGCAGGAACTCCGCCTTGTACGTGGCCATGTCGACGCCCACCGGGCAGTCGCTGCGGCAGCCCTTGCAGGACAGGCACAGGTCGAGCGCGTCCCGTACCTCCGTCGAGCGCCAGCCGTCGGTGATCACCCCGCCCGCGGTGCCGGCCAGCATCTCGTGGAGCAGCCGGGCGCGGCCGCGCGTCGAGTGCGCCTCCTCGCCAGTCGCGCGGAAGGACGGGCACATCACGGACGGGCCGGCGGCCTCCTTCGTACGGCACTTGGCGACGCCCACGCACCGTCGCACCGCCGCGGAGAAGTCGCCGCCGTCGTGCGGGTAGCCGAACGCGACGTCGACCGGCTGTTTCGGGAGCACCTCGAAGCGCAGGTTCTCGTCCAGACGGGCCGGGCGGGCGAGGATGCCCGGGTTCATGCCGCCGTCGGGGTCCCAGAGGTCCTTGAACCGGCCGAAGAGTGCGACGAGTTCGTCCCCGTACATCCGGGGGAGCAGTTCGGCGCGCGCCTGGCCGTCGCCGTGTTCGCCGGACAGGGAGCCGCCGTGGGCGACGACCAGTGAGGCGAGTTCCTCGGAGAAGCGGCGGAAACGCGCCACTCCGTCCCCGGTCAGGAGGTCGAAGTCGATGCGGACGTGGATGCAGCCGTCGCCGAAGTGCCCGTACGGGGTGCCGCGCAGGCCGTGTTCGGTGAGCAGGGCGCGGAAGTCGCGGAGGTAGGGGCCGAGCCGGGCGGGCGGTACCGCGCAGTCCTCCCAGCCGGGCCAGGCCTCGCTGCCGTCGGGCATCCGGGTCGCGGTGCCGGACGCGTCCTCCCTGATCCGCCACAGCGCCCGCTGGCCGGCCGGGTCGGTGACGACGGCGGTGTCCACCGCGCCCCCGGCGGCCGCCCGCGCGATCCGTTCGGCGTGCGCCCGTGCCTCGGCCGGGGTGGCGCCGCCGGTCTCGACGAAGAGCCAGGCGGCGCCGCGCGGCAGCCCTGCGGGTTCGCGTACGAGGTCGGCGGCCATGCCCTCGACGGTCAGCGAGTGGTGCGGGAGGAGGCCGGGGGCGGCCTCGGCGGCGGCCGACTCGTCGGCGTAGCCGAGGACGGCGAGGGCGCGGGCCGCGGGTGCCTCGACGAGCCGCAGCGTCGCCTCCGTCACCACGCCGAGCGTGCCCTCGCTCCCGCAGAACGCGCGGGCGGTGTCGGCGCCGCGTTCGGGCAGCAGCGCGTCCAGCGCGTATCCGGAGATGCGGCGCGGGAGTCCGGGGAAGCCGGTGCGCAGGAGGGCGAGGTGGGAGGCGGTCAGTTCGCGGAGTCCGGCGGGGCCCTCGGCGCCCGGGGCCAGGCGGAGGGTGCCGCCGCCGTAGCGGGCGACGGTGAGGGCGTGGACGTTGTCGGCGGTGGTGCCCCAGGCGACCGAGTGCGAGCCGCAGGAGTTGT harbors:
- a CDS encoding DinB family protein, with the protein product MPERDDLLALVTDQRTNFLFTVERLDDTQARARTTVSELTLGGLLKHLGLVQRSWLDVIDGTAPAAVDWADLDPDGNRMTDVETLPELLEAFHAAAADFDRTVREEADLDREVTLPAYPWSPPEPVVWTVRRVLWHIFREIAHHSGHADIIREALDGASTTAKMAEAASKGQ
- a CDS encoding EamA family transporter — protein: MNDQGTAAEPAAAVSVPEAVTALGEQGGPAGGRRGAALAPVALVVAGGLSVQFGSAVAVLLMPKAGALGVVTLRLAAAALVLLVVCRPKLRGHSRADWGTVLAFGLAMGGMNTLFYQAADRIPLGAAVTLEVLGPLALSVFASRRLVNVVWAGLALGGVLLLSGGGFDRLDPVGAAYALGAGVMWATYIIFSARTGRRFPQADGLALAMVVAAVLSLPLGIMESGSKLLVPSTLGLGAAVALLSSVLPYTLELMALRRLPAPTFAILMSLEPAIAATAGFLILDQALSTTDALAIALVIGASMGAVRSQVRGARKK
- a CDS encoding LysR family transcriptional regulator, which translates into the protein MSTVPSTGPSAGNTGRAVEIRHLRAFLAVADESSVTRAAARLRLTQPAVSRTLAALERHLGIRLVDRSTHHLALTPEGVAFRDRAATAVAAFDAALDPGDLRRRPLRLGHAWSAFGRHTTPLLRSWQERFPRTPLELRRIDDRTAGLTRGEVDAALLRGPVETPGLVTEVLYEEERVAAVAADGPLASRATLRLADLATGTVVLNTVSGTTTPDLWPPSARPAATLTVANTDDWLTAIAAGRGTGVSAASTATMHPHAGVTYRPLVDAPPLPVLLARRDAPGHPALADLAALAREIVARDAGE
- a CDS encoding beta-lactamase family protein, which gives rise to MSDHHSGGITVHGTVAAGYEAVRDEFAAVLAEEPNEPGSQLTVYRNGRRVVDLWAGEGVDADSLPAVFSSTKGAAHLVVALLVQDGILDLDRTVASYWPEFAAEGKGALTLRELLGHRSGVIGVEGGFLLDELADDRVIAARLAGQAPFWEPGKEFGYHAFVIGALTGEVVRRVTGRSIQELFEERVRAPYGLDLYLGQPAELEPRYLPVRSMNPTPEQKAEFAARPFDPKGLQAVAFNVPTDTVAWINTPSVRALGPASVGGVGSARALAGMYAATLGEFAGRPPLLTAETRTEFARLSMAGIDRVTDEVDHFGLGFERPRMLYPSLGEGAFGHCGAAGSQAFADPSNGIAYGYTRRRFAFPGGAAPENVRLVAAVVEAANSSPSGD
- a CDS encoding FAD-binding oxidoreductase; the protein is MDASNYRRVPLGVVAPRDADDIAAALAVCRAHRVPVVPRGGGTSIAGQATGTGVVLDLTRHLRSIVELDPGSRTAVVQPGVVLDDLRAAAAPHGLTFGPDPSTHSRCTVGGMIGNNSCGSHSVAWGTTADNVHALTVARYGGGTLRLAPGAEGPAGLRELTASHLALLRTGFPGLPRRISGYALDALLPERGADTARAFCGSEGTLGVVTEATLRLVEAPAARALAVLGYADESAAAEAAPGLLPHHSLTVEGMAADLVREPAGLPRGAAWLFVETGGATPAEARAHAERIARAAAGGAVDTAVVTDPAGQRALWRIREDASGTATRMPDGSEAWPGWEDCAVPPARLGPYLRDFRALLTEHGLRGTPYGHFGDGCIHVRIDFDLLTGDGVARFRRFSEELASLVVAHGGSLSGEHGDGQARAELLPRMYGDELVALFGRFKDLWDPDGGMNPGILARPARLDENLRFEVLPKQPVDVAFGYPHDGGDFSAAVRRCVGVAKCRTKEAAGPSVMCPSFRATGEEAHSTRGRARLLHEMLAGTAGGVITDGWRSTEVRDALDLCLSCKGCRSDCPVGVDMATYKAEFLHHHYRHRLRPAAHYAMGWLPRWLRLASPFAGALNALARVRPLAALAKRLAGIAPERGIPVLARETFTRWLNRRWGKGTFILSNDQVAVVWPDTFTEHLSPEVGRAAVRVLEATGRKALPAGRGLCCGLTYVSTGQLTRARTVMRRTLKRLGGMLGDPVIVLEPSCAATLRNDLPELLPDDPRAAELAASVHTLAEYLEKYAPDWRPPRLDRPVTGQTHCHQHAVLGDGADRRLRERAGLKGELTGGCCGLAGNFGFERGHWEVSVACAEDQLLPAVRDAPPDAEVLADGFSCRTQLAQLGGVRGRHLAEVLAEGLDPGAPPPDPRSSVAGGA